The sequence AAACTTGGCAATCTGCTCACGTTTCTCGTCTGCACCGCACTTTTATGGATGATGCATGCGATCATTTTACAAGGAGCAGAAAGTGCCGGAAAGTTGAACTTTGTCGCAACGGCAACGAAAGTGCTTGGCTTTTTCTTATTCATTGTTATCGGATTGTTTGCGTTTGAAAAAAGCTATCTCCAACCGTTTGTTGCTCCGCGTTACGATGAAGCAGGTCATACGCTCGGATTGCTTTCGCAAATTAACAACGTCGCGTTAAGCACACTTTGGGCGTTTATCGGCATTGAATCAGCGATCGTTTTTGCTTCGCGTGCCCGAAAACAAAGCGATGTCAAACGCGCAACGATTGTCGGACTATTCATTGCTTTAGCCATTTATATTGGCATTAGCATACTCGTCATGGGTCTGTTAAAACAAGATGTGCTCATTCAATCTGAAAAACCGCTCGTCGATGCAATCGGTACGGTATTAGGTCCTATCGGATCGCAACTGCTTGCCGGACTCGGTTTAATTAGTTTAATCGGCTCAACGCTCGGCTGGATTTTTTTAAGTGCTGAAGTGCCGTACCAAGCAGCGAAACAAGGATTATTTATTCGCGCCTTTTTACAAGAAAACGAAAAAAGCATGCCGCGCTTTTCTTTAATCGTCTCAAATATGATTGCCCAATTATTTATTTTTTCAACGATTTCAAACTCAATGGCGGCCGCATTTGATTTCGTCATTTATATTGCAACATTATCGTATCTCGTTCCGTATTTCATCGCCTCCGTCTTCCAATTGAAGCTCGTTTGGACGGGTGAAACATATGAAACGACGAAACAACGAATGACAGACGGCATCATCGCCCTTCTTGCGACCGTTTATTCCATTTGGCTCGTCAAAGCAGGAACGGCCGATATGAAAACATTTTTGCTCGGCGTCGCCTTGCTTGCAAGCAGCTTACTTTTCTATCCGCTTGTTGTCAAACAACATAACGAACAACCGAACAAACAAAAACAATCAGCATAACAAAACCCCCGTCCATATTTGGCGGGGTTTTTTCATTTTCTCAGTCTTTTTTTCATCTTTATGTTATAATATTCCTTGAATTTTGTTTTGTTGAGGGAGCGTATATGGGGAGAGAGAGAATGAGACGATGGTTGTACATCTTGCTTGTTATGATCCCATGCCTTGTAGGAAGCGCGTGGATTGTGCTTTGGCAAGATGAACAACAGCAACAACAATTGCTCGAAGAAACGCTCTTGTTTGCGAATATACATAAAAACGATCTCGATCACTTTCTTGCGGAGACAACGACAAAACTCGAGACGTTAGCGTTTATGGTTAGCAAACATATGGCGATGTTAAGCGAAAAAGACATAAACGACATGTTGCAACAAATAGAAAAACAAGACGTTCGTTTTCATCACATATCGTTTTTTTCTGAAAGTACAAGTTCAGCGATGCGATTGGCGAAAACGACAAAACAAACGGTCATTGACAGCGATCATACAACAACAATCGTCACACCGATTGTCGATGAAAAAACAAGTGATACAGTCGGTTTTTTTGTGGCGGAATTACGTATGGATTACATAAAAAAACGGATGAAAATCATTGACCAAGACGCATCGTTTCGTTTATATGATGAGCGTGGAACGATGTTGTTGGCAACAAACGACATTCGCCCATCACAACAAACGGTGACGGTTCATTTAAATTATGCACCATGGATAATTGAAGCGAACGTGC comes from Anoxybacillus flavithermus and encodes:
- a CDS encoding amino acid permease; protein product: MKQQQLGFWLLTALVVGNMVGSGIFMLPRSLAEAASPAGVLLGWLLTGAGVLMIAIIFGNLAIRKPELNGGPQIYAKELFPKGSKASILSGFMASWGYWIGNVAGNVAIITTFASYLSTFFPILTSGHVVFSVGSFTLKLGNLLTFLVCTALLWMMHAIILQGAESAGKLNFVATATKVLGFFLFIVIGLFAFEKSYLQPFVAPRYDEAGHTLGLLSQINNVALSTLWAFIGIESAIVFASRARKQSDVKRATIVGLFIALAIYIGISILVMGLLKQDVLIQSEKPLVDAIGTVLGPIGSQLLAGLGLISLIGSTLGWIFLSAEVPYQAAKQGLFIRAFLQENEKSMPRFSLIVSNMIAQLFIFSTISNSMAAAFDFVIYIATLSYLVPYFIASVFQLKLVWTGETYETTKQRMTDGIIALLATVYSIWLVKAGTADMKTFLLGVALLASSLLFYPLVVKQHNEQPNKQKQSA